One window of the Ammospiza nelsoni isolate bAmmNel1 chromosome 17, bAmmNel1.pri, whole genome shotgun sequence genome contains the following:
- the ALKBH5 gene encoding RNA demethylase ALKBH5 translates to MAGSGYTDLREKLKSMMPYRDGHKGGGGGGGLPREPPEPPYERKRRHQEDSGSEPSDYEEQKEEEEARKVKSGIRQLRLFSAEECAKIEARIEDVVSRAEKGLYKEHTVDRAPLRNKYFFGEGYTYGSQLQRRGPGQERLYPRGEVDAIPEWVHDLVIRKLVEHRVIPEGFVNSAVINDYQPGGCIVSHVDPIHIFERPIVSVSFFSDSALCFGCKFQFKPIRVSEPVLFLPVKRGSVTVLSGYAADEITHCIRPQDIKERRAVIILRKTRLDAPRLETKSLSSSVLPPGYNSDRLSGNNRDQILKPKRSHRKADPDAAHRPRILEMDKEENRRSVLLPKHRRRSNFSSENYWRRSYEYTEDCEDEEEDGSPARKVKMRRH, encoded by the exons ATGGCCGGCAGCGGCTACACGGACCTGCGGGAGAAGCTCAAGTCCATGATGCCCTACCGGGACGGCCACaaaggcggcggcggcggcggcggcctcCCGCGGGAGCCCCCCGAGCCGCCGTACGAGCGCAAGCGGCGGCACCAGGAGGACTCCGGCTCCGAGCCCAGCGACTACgaggagcagaaggaggaggaggaagctcGGAAAGTGAAGAGCGGCATCCGCCAGCTTCGCCTCTTCAGCGCCGAGGAGTGCGCCAAGATCGAGGCGCGCATCGAGGACGTGGTGTCCCGGGCGGAGAAGGGGCTCTACAAGGAGCACACGGTGGACCGGGCGCCGCTGCGCAACAAGTATTTTTTCGGGGAAGGTTACACGTACGGGTCTCAGCTGCAGCGGCGGGGCCCCGGGCAGGAGCGCCTGTACCCGCGGGGGGAGGTGGACGCCATCCCCGAGTGGGTGCACGACCTGGTGATCAGGAAGCTGGTGGAGCACCGGGTGATCCCCGAGGGCTTTGTGAACAGTGCCGTCATCAACGACTACCAGCCGGGGGGCTGCATTGTCTCCCACGTGGACCCCATCCATATCTTTGAGAGGCCCATCGTCTCCGTGTCCTTCTTCAGCGACTCGGCGCTCTGCTTCGGGTGTAAATTCCAGTTCAAGCCCATCCGGGTGTCGGAGCCCGTTCTGTTCCTGCCCGTCAAGAGGGGGAGCGTCACGGTGCTCAG TGGGTATGCGGCCGACGAAATCACACACTGCATTCGACCACAGGACATCAAGGAGAGGAGAGCTGTCATCATCCTCAGAAA AACAAGACTAGATGCACCTCGATTGGAAACAAAATCCCTGAGTAGCTCTGTGTTGCCACCAGGTTATAACTCTGACCGCCTGTCGGGAAACAACCGGGACCAGATCCTGAAACCAAAGCGGTCCCATCGCAAAGCAGACCCTGATGCTGCCCACAG GCCACGGATTCTAGAAATGGATAAGGAGGAGAACAGGCGTTCAGTCCTCTTACCAAAACATAGGAGACGGAGCAACTTCAGCTCTGAGAACTATTGGCGACGGTCGTACGAGTACACAGAGGactgtgaggatgaggaggaggacgGCAGCCCCGCCAGGAAGGTTAAAATGAGGCGACACTGA